A region of Veillonellaceae bacterium DNA encodes the following proteins:
- a CDS encoding type II toxin-antitoxin system HicB family antitoxin, producing MEYFYPAIVKHDAKGGIFSVIFPDLNGCQAQGRTAEEAALKAREALAASLLEMEEKGLEIPPASDERLFRLRYGGSRCCTILVNMETYREYREYKVRAADHQTAVWAETARKTRRVGILARVFGLR from the coding sequence ATGGAATATTTCTATCCTGCAATAGTCAAGCATGATGCAAAAGGAGGAATTTTCTCTGTCATATTCCCGGATCTGAATGGATGTCAGGCGCAGGGGCGCACCGCTGAGGAAGCAGCCCTGAAGGCAAGGGAAGCTCTGGCAGCCTCTCTTCTGGAAATGGAAGAAAAGGGACTTGAGATTCCGCCGGCATCTGATGAAAGACTTTTCCGTCTCCGTTATGGCGGCAGCCGCTGCTGCACCATCCTGGTCAATATGGAAACCTACCGTGAATACCGTGAATATAAAGTAAGAGCCGCTGATCATCAGACGGCTGTATGGGCAGAAACAGCCCGCAAGACAAGACGAGTCGGAATTCTGGCAAGAGTCTTCGGATTAAGGTAA
- a CDS encoding Lrp/AsnC family transcriptional regulator: MWEMIPKELDETDMKIIHALRKNGRISMTELGKEVFMTSQAVKNRIARLQDLGVVERYTVNVNCPLFGYTIHCVFELVTNEETREGFLEFMKHTEYHIFHCYRVDGAYRFFLDAHFHSEKSRADFIREVSAFGRLTTHQVMEEIQGLHPVDE, encoded by the coding sequence ATGTGGGAGATGATTCCGAAGGAACTGGATGAGACGGATATGAAAATCATCCACGCCCTTCGAAAGAACGGACGCATTTCTATGACAGAGCTGGGCAAGGAAGTCTTCATGACGAGCCAGGCCGTGAAGAACCGCATTGCAAGGCTGCAGGACTTGGGCGTCGTGGAGCGCTACACGGTGAACGTGAACTGCCCGCTCTTCGGCTATACGATCCACTGCGTCTTCGAGCTCGTGACGAATGAAGAGACGAGGGAAGGCTTCCTCGAATTCATGAAACATACAGAATACCATATTTTCCACTGCTACCGCGTGGACGGCGCATACCGCTTCTTCCTTGATGCGCACTTCCATAGCGAAAAATCCAGAGCGGACTTCATCCGTGAAGTTTCTGCATTCGGCCGCCTTACGACACATCAGGTCATGGAAGAGATCCAGGGCCTGCATCCCGTAGATGAATGA
- the gltS gene encoding sodium/glutamate symporter: MTIELNLYQTLAAAVAVFFLGSFLKDRVSIFRKYCIPAPVIGGTIFSIVNCILYTQGIWNYSQDTVMQNWCMMLFFTSIGYMASIRLIKKGGLLVVKMAVLVFLLIVIQDLVGVAFADAFSLNPLMGLADGSIPLVGGHGTSGSFGPVLEALGLKDATTIAFAAATFGLVSGSFLGGPVGELLIRRFHLKSDEDENGDEVPENRTEHEIEGDEAAAYLNMDRFMYAFGQLLLAMGLGTYVSQFFINIGLVFPGYIGAMLVAAVVRNISDMTGLYGCYQKESEVLGGICLNVFLSCALMSLKLWQLADLAIPLIVTLAVQVSIMGLFAYFVIFRVMGKNYEAAVMASGSCGFGLGATPNAIANMNAMCERFGPAHTAYFVIPLIGAFVVDFLNASVLMVFMNILK; this comes from the coding sequence ATGACCATAGAACTTAATTTGTACCAGACGCTGGCAGCGGCTGTCGCCGTCTTCTTCCTGGGAAGCTTCCTGAAGGACAGGGTCAGCATTTTCAGGAAATACTGCATTCCTGCGCCGGTCATCGGCGGGACGATTTTCTCGATCGTGAACTGCATCCTTTACACGCAGGGCATCTGGAACTATTCGCAGGATACCGTCATGCAGAACTGGTGCATGATGCTCTTCTTCACCAGTATCGGCTATATGGCAAGCATCCGTCTCATCAAGAAAGGCGGACTCCTTGTCGTCAAGATGGCCGTTCTTGTCTTCCTTTTGATCGTTATCCAGGACCTTGTCGGTGTCGCTTTTGCCGATGCGTTCTCGCTGAATCCGCTCATGGGTCTTGCAGACGGTTCGATCCCGCTTGTCGGTGGTCACGGTACATCCGGCTCCTTCGGTCCCGTCCTTGAAGCACTGGGCCTTAAGGATGCGACGACGATTGCCTTTGCTGCCGCTACCTTCGGCCTTGTATCAGGGAGTTTCCTCGGCGGCCCGGTCGGAGAACTTCTCATCCGCCGCTTCCATCTGAAATCCGATGAAGATGAAAACGGAGACGAAGTTCCGGAAAACCGTACGGAACATGAAATCGAAGGCGACGAAGCAGCCGCTTACCTCAATATGGACCGCTTCATGTATGCTTTCGGCCAGCTCCTCCTGGCCATGGGCCTTGGCACATACGTCAGCCAGTTCTTCATTAATATCGGCCTCGTATTCCCGGGATACATCGGAGCGATGCTCGTTGCTGCTGTTGTACGCAACATTTCTGATATGACAGGCCTTTACGGATGCTACCAGAAGGAAAGTGAAGTCCTTGGCGGCATCTGCCTGAACGTTTTCCTTTCCTGCGCGCTCATGAGTCTGAAGCTCTGGCAGCTGGCAGACCTTGCCATTCCGCTCATCGTGACCCTTGCCGTGCAGGTTTCCATCATGGGCCTCTTTGCTTACTTCGTCATCTTCCGTGTCATGGGCAAGAATTATGAAGCAGCCGTCATGGCATCCGGCAGCTGCGGCTTCGGCCTTGGCGCCACACCGAACGCCATTGCGAATATGAATGCCATGTGCGAAAGATTCGGTCCGGCGCATACCGCTTACTTCGTCATTCCGCTCATCGGCGCTTTCGTCGTCGATTTCCTGAATGCATCCGTCCTCATGGTCTTCATGAATATCTTGAAGTGA
- a CDS encoding site-2 protease family protein has product MFDFLDLSTLIYRVPALLLALSFHEYAHAVVSDSLGDPTPAATGRLTMNPLAHLDAVGTLLLVLCGFGWAKPVMIDPRYYKNYRSGVLKVSLAGPGGNLLLCFISIFLMGLLQRFGMLGMGGYQFLYWIMLYNVWFAFFNLIPVPPLDGSKVVSMLLPGELSWKFENFNAQYGFIILMVVVFSGVANKFLSPLSNLFVALCYNITYLLL; this is encoded by the coding sequence ATGTTCGATTTTCTAGACCTGTCTACGCTGATCTACCGCGTACCGGCGCTGCTTCTGGCGCTCTCCTTCCATGAATACGCGCACGCTGTCGTGTCCGACTCGCTCGGCGATCCCACACCTGCTGCCACGGGCCGTCTGACGATGAACCCGCTGGCGCACCTTGACGCCGTGGGCACGCTGCTGCTTGTCCTGTGCGGATTTGGCTGGGCGAAGCCCGTCATGATCGACCCGCGCTATTACAAAAACTACCGCTCCGGCGTCCTCAAGGTGTCTCTCGCAGGCCCCGGCGGAAATCTTCTTCTCTGCTTCATTTCCATCTTCCTGATGGGGCTCCTGCAGAGATTCGGCATGCTCGGCATGGGCGGATACCAGTTCCTTTACTGGATCATGCTTTACAACGTATGGTTCGCTTTCTTCAACCTCATCCCGGTCCCGCCGCTCGATGGCTCCAAGGTTGTCAGCATGCTTCTTCCTGGCGAACTCTCCTGGAAATTTGAAAACTTCAACGCACAGTACGGCTTTATCATCCTCATGGTTGTCGTATTCTCCGGCGTTGCCAACAAATTCCTGAGCCCGCTCTCCAACCTCTTCGTAGCTCTCTGCTACAACATTACGTATCTTCTTCTCTAG
- a CDS encoding trimeric intracellular cation channel family protein, protein MITTWLIFEMAGTIAFAFSGAAVGLYKRMDIFGITVLSVMTAVGGGMIRDVLCGITPPSVLRSPEGLIVSIVTALVVGFGYPLFRIPKRGKWVITILYHLSDTIGLAAFTVTGALTAFYRYPGYDIILPVMLGLITAVGGGIIRDMMARRMPVVLYMDVYAIASIAGGLLLCALREPLGTPLASWISFAFVLLLRFLAIHYHWQLYHPHRRFHRIERD, encoded by the coding sequence ATGATTACTACCTGGCTGATTTTCGAAATGGCAGGGACGATTGCCTTTGCTTTTTCCGGCGCTGCTGTCGGGCTTTACAAAAGAATGGATATTTTCGGCATCACGGTGCTCTCCGTCATGACGGCGGTCGGCGGGGGCATGATCCGCGATGTCCTCTGCGGCATCACGCCGCCATCAGTCCTCCGTTCTCCGGAAGGGCTCATCGTGTCGATCGTGACGGCGCTTGTCGTCGGCTTCGGCTATCCGCTTTTCCGCATCCCCAAGAGAGGGAAATGGGTCATCACGATCCTGTACCACTTATCCGATACGATCGGCCTTGCCGCTTTCACCGTGACAGGGGCGCTCACTGCGTTTTACCGCTATCCGGGCTATGATATCATTCTTCCCGTCATGCTGGGCCTCATCACCGCGGTCGGTGGCGGCATCATCCGCGACATGATGGCGCGCCGCATGCCCGTCGTCCTTTACATGGACGTCTATGCCATCGCATCGATTGCAGGCGGCCTTCTTCTCTGCGCTTTGAGAGAGCCATTGGGCACGCCGCTCGCCTCCTGGATTTCCTTTGCCTTCGTCCTGCTCCTCCGTTTCCTTGCCATTCATTACCACTGGCAGCTCTATCATCCGCACCGCCGTTTCCACAGGATAGAGAGGGACTGA
- a CDS encoding chorismate-binding protein, whose translation MEQLERIRAYAKDYRRVPIAKEIFADVRTVIGTLRVLKKVSRTAFLFESADNTERWGRYSFLGYDPKLELFVKNGKMTIKGAVTETFETDDPASVIRKVLHEYRSPEISGMPTFTGGLVGYFAYEYARYAEKKLYFKEEKEPDISFNDADLMLFDKVIAFDHYRKTIILITNVDTSEIETNYEKAVRELDEMAELIAYGKEADIPEGKLLSDFEDEFTEEEYEALVREIQQRIHDGDIFQAVLSNGRSAAFEGSLLNAYRVLRTINPSPYMFYLSGHDIELAGASPETLIKLTGGELETFPIAGTMPRGKTDEEDEALEERLVSDKKELAEHNMLVDLGRNDIGKISRFGSVTVRELRKVKRFSHVMHLCSSVTGTIQEGKDALDALAAALPAGTMSGAPKIKAMEILHGMEKSPRGVYAGAVGYLSLTGNMDMCIGIRMAAAKGGRVFVRAGAGIVKDSVPKSEYKETRNKAEAMIEAVRKGQEAGDYDFTH comes from the coding sequence ATGGAACAGTTGGAAAGAATCAGAGCCTATGCGAAAGACTACAGAAGAGTTCCGATCGCTAAGGAAATCTTCGCAGATGTCCGCACTGTCATCGGGACATTGAGAGTCCTGAAGAAAGTCAGCAGGACAGCATTCCTCTTCGAAAGCGCGGACAATACCGAGCGATGGGGACGCTATTCCTTCCTGGGATATGATCCCAAGCTCGAGCTCTTTGTAAAGAACGGAAAGATGACGATCAAGGGCGCCGTCACAGAAACGTTTGAAACAGACGATCCGGCCTCCGTCATCAGGAAAGTCCTTCACGAATACCGATCTCCGGAAATCTCGGGCATGCCAACGTTTACCGGCGGGCTTGTCGGATACTTCGCTTATGAGTACGCAAGGTACGCGGAGAAGAAACTCTATTTCAAGGAGGAAAAGGAACCGGATATTTCCTTCAACGATGCGGACCTCATGCTTTTTGACAAGGTCATCGCATTCGATCATTACAGGAAAACAATCATCCTCATCACGAACGTCGACACGAGCGAGATTGAGACAAATTACGAAAAAGCGGTGAGGGAGCTCGATGAAATGGCAGAGCTCATCGCTTATGGAAAAGAAGCGGACATTCCGGAAGGAAAGCTCTTAAGTGATTTCGAAGATGAGTTCACCGAAGAAGAGTACGAAGCGCTCGTCAGAGAAATCCAGCAGCGGATCCATGACGGAGACATTTTCCAGGCCGTCCTTTCCAACGGCAGGAGCGCCGCTTTTGAAGGGAGCCTCCTCAATGCCTACCGGGTGCTTCGGACGATCAATCCTTCGCCTTACATGTTCTACCTTTCAGGCCACGACATAGAGCTTGCCGGTGCATCGCCCGAGACGCTCATCAAGCTGACGGGCGGCGAGCTTGAAACCTTCCCGATTGCAGGCACGATGCCGAGGGGAAAGACAGACGAGGAAGACGAAGCCCTCGAAGAAAGGCTGGTCAGTGACAAGAAAGAGCTTGCCGAGCATAATATGCTGGTCGACCTTGGAAGGAACGACATCGGAAAGATCAGCCGCTTCGGATCCGTCACGGTGAGGGAGCTTCGGAAAGTGAAGCGCTTCTCCCACGTGATGCACCTCTGCTCCTCGGTGACGGGGACAATCCAGGAAGGAAAGGATGCCCTCGATGCCCTGGCCGCCGCACTTCCGGCAGGCACGATGTCAGGAGCGCCCAAGATCAAGGCGATGGAAATCCTCCACGGGATGGAGAAATCGCCAAGAGGCGTCTACGCAGGTGCTGTCGGATACCTGAGCCTCACAGGAAACATGGATATGTGCATCGGCATCCGCATGGCAGCCGCCAAAGGGGGACGGGTATTCGTGAGAGCCGGCGCAGGCATCGTCAAGGACAGCGTTCCGAAGAGCGAATACAAAGAAACAAGGAACAAGGCAGAAGCCATGATTGAAGCAGTCAGGAAAGGACAGGAGGCGGGGGATTATGATTTTACTCATTGA
- a CDS encoding aminodeoxychorismate/anthranilate synthase component II produces the protein MILLIDHYDSFSFNLYQLVGSLSADIKVIRSDELTVKEIEDLNPSHIILSPGTGRPENAGVYEEVIEELRGKIPILGVCLGHQAIGEVYGAKVISAREILHGKSSDIEIIKETPLFEGLGTSFEGARYHSLAIDPETITGDLTVTAVSDDGEVMAVEDRNRKVYGVQFHPESILTPKGGTILSNFLQQ, from the coding sequence ATGATTTTACTCATTGACCATTACGACAGCTTTTCCTTCAACCTCTACCAGCTCGTGGGAAGCCTTTCGGCGGATATCAAAGTCATCCGGAGCGACGAGCTGACAGTGAAGGAAATAGAAGACCTCAATCCTTCTCACATCATCCTCTCGCCGGGAACGGGGCGGCCCGAAAATGCAGGCGTCTACGAAGAAGTGATTGAAGAACTCAGGGGAAAAATCCCGATATTAGGCGTCTGCCTCGGCCATCAGGCAATCGGCGAAGTCTACGGGGCAAAGGTCATAAGTGCCAGGGAAATCCTTCACGGGAAATCCTCGGACATAGAAATCATCAAAGAAACGCCGCTCTTTGAAGGACTCGGGACATCTTTCGAAGGGGCCAGGTACCACTCCCTTGCCATCGACCCGGAAACGATTACGGGAGACCTTACAGTGACAGCCGTTTCCGATGACGGCGAAGTAATGGCCGTCGAAGACAGAAATCGAAAAGTCTACGGCGTCCAGTTTCATCCGGAATCCATATTGACGCCAAAGGGCGGAACGATACTTAGCAATTTCTTACAGCAGTGA
- the trpD gene encoding anthranilate phosphoribosyltransferase: MIQEAIKTIVKGSELPFETARESMGEIMSGKASEAQIGAFLAALSLKGETVGEITGFARAMRDACVPVSHEEEVFEIVGTGGDGADTFNISTTSGFVIASGGVAVAKHGNRSVSSRCGAADCLEALGVNLALTGKENTELLKKAGMCFMFAPVYHSSMKYAAPVRKALGFRTVFNILGPLGNPAGATMQLMGVYEEKLVEPMAKVLSNLGVKRGAVVYGMDGLDEITACDRTLVCEFKDGLFQKYLLDPRDYGMELAHPGDLKGGDSRENAEITRAVLSGEKGPKRNAVLLNAGMSFHLAEGMSLAEGIEKAADLIDSGKALAFMERFIRLSREAAQ, encoded by the coding sequence ATGATACAGGAAGCAATCAAAACCATCGTAAAAGGCAGCGAACTGCCATTTGAAACAGCGAGAGAATCCATGGGGGAAATCATGAGCGGGAAAGCATCGGAAGCGCAGATCGGCGCCTTCCTTGCCGCTCTTTCACTGAAAGGCGAGACCGTCGGGGAAATCACAGGATTTGCCAGAGCCATGAGAGACGCATGCGTGCCGGTCTCCCATGAAGAAGAAGTCTTTGAAATCGTAGGGACCGGGGGAGACGGAGCGGACACCTTCAACATTTCCACCACATCCGGTTTCGTCATCGCATCCGGCGGCGTCGCAGTCGCCAAGCACGGCAACAGGAGCGTCTCCTCCCGCTGCGGCGCGGCAGACTGCCTTGAAGCGCTCGGCGTCAACCTGGCTTTGACCGGCAAGGAAAACACCGAGCTTCTGAAGAAAGCAGGCATGTGCTTCATGTTTGCTCCCGTCTACCACAGCTCCATGAAGTATGCGGCCCCGGTCAGAAAAGCTCTCGGCTTCCGCACCGTGTTCAATATCCTGGGACCTCTGGGAAATCCGGCCGGCGCGACGATGCAGCTCATGGGCGTCTATGAAGAAAAGCTCGTCGAACCGATGGCCAAAGTCCTTTCGAACCTGGGTGTCAAGAGAGGCGCCGTCGTCTACGGCATGGACGGGCTGGACGAAATCACCGCCTGCGACAGGACGCTCGTCTGCGAATTCAAGGACGGCCTCTTCCAGAAGTACCTCTTAGATCCCCGCGACTACGGCATGGAGCTGGCGCATCCGGGCGACCTCAAGGGCGGGGACAGCCGGGAAAATGCAGAAATCACAAGAGCCGTCCTTTCCGGAGAAAAGGGACCAAAGAGAAATGCAGTCCTCCTCAATGCAGGCATGAGCTTCCACCTCGCAGAGGGGATGTCCCTTGCTGAAGGCATAGAGAAGGCAGCAGATCTCATCGACAGCGGCAAAGCCCTTGCCTTCATGGAACGTTTCATCAGACTCTCAAGGGAGGCGGCACAATGA
- the trpC gene encoding indole-3-glycerol phosphate synthase TrpC: MILDTLAEGARRRARVLEEADGDGIREAAMARALDEEVHDFPFERNLRAAGVNIICEVKKASPSKGIIAEHFPYLEIARDYERAGAAAISVLTEPDYFLGSGLYLKEISRAVQIPVLRKDFIVNEVQIYESKLLGASAILLIVSILTDEELTRFIRTAKSLGLSALVETRTEEEIRRAVLAGAKIIGVNNRDLRDFSIDNTRAARLHSLVPEDTIFIAESGIQKREDLEGFMAAGIRNFLIGEAMMKAEDKAEKLAEFIGEEPKVQCKICGISRERDIDFLNDTLPDYAGFIFARSPRKVTPDKAAGLISLLDPRIKAVGVFVNETAETIADIAKKAHLSVIQLHGDEDFEMIREVKERTGLPVWKAIRAGSEEDILPWNDSPADALLLDAKVTGKRGGTGKRIDPNLARAARKPFLLAGGMNSGNIVRAARIARPFAVDVNSGVETDGMKDKEKIQAVIRLLARSGLRKG, encoded by the coding sequence ATGATTCTGGACACACTGGCAGAAGGAGCGAGGCGGCGGGCCAGGGTTCTGGAAGAAGCCGACGGTGATGGCATCAGGGAAGCGGCGATGGCAAGAGCGCTCGATGAAGAAGTCCATGATTTTCCCTTTGAGAGAAATCTTCGGGCAGCAGGCGTGAACATCATCTGCGAAGTCAAGAAAGCATCGCCTTCCAAAGGCATCATCGCCGAGCACTTTCCTTACCTTGAAATAGCCAGGGACTACGAAAGGGCAGGAGCGGCCGCCATATCCGTCCTGACCGAGCCGGACTACTTCCTGGGAAGCGGGCTGTACCTGAAGGAAATCTCCCGCGCGGTGCAGATCCCGGTCCTTCGGAAAGACTTCATCGTAAACGAAGTCCAGATCTACGAATCCAAGCTATTAGGTGCCTCGGCGATCCTCCTCATCGTTTCGATCCTGACGGATGAAGAGCTCACAAGGTTCATCCGGACGGCCAAAAGCCTCGGCCTCTCGGCGCTTGTCGAAACAAGGACGGAAGAAGAAATTCGACGGGCGGTCCTCGCGGGCGCAAAGATCATCGGCGTCAATAACCGCGACCTTCGTGATTTCTCCATCGACAATACCCGCGCAGCAAGGCTGCATTCACTGGTCCCTGAAGATACCATCTTCATTGCGGAAAGCGGCATACAGAAAAGGGAAGATCTCGAAGGATTCATGGCCGCTGGCATCCGAAATTTCCTCATCGGGGAAGCCATGATGAAAGCAGAGGACAAGGCAGAAAAACTCGCTGAGTTCATCGGGGAAGAGCCAAAGGTTCAGTGCAAGATCTGCGGGATTTCAAGGGAAAGAGATATCGATTTCTTAAACGATACCCTTCCCGATTATGCAGGCTTCATCTTTGCAAGAAGCCCGAGGAAGGTGACACCCGATAAAGCGGCCGGTCTCATCAGTCTGCTGGATCCACGGATCAAGGCGGTCGGCGTCTTCGTGAATGAAACAGCAGAGACCATAGCAGACATTGCAAAGAAAGCTCATCTCTCCGTCATCCAGCTCCACGGGGATGAGGATTTCGAAATGATCCGCGAAGTGAAGGAAAGGACGGGACTTCCCGTCTGGAAAGCCATCCGGGCAGGAAGCGAGGAAGACATTCTTCCATGGAACGATTCTCCGGCCGATGCCCTTCTCCTTGATGCGAAAGTCACGGGGAAGAGAGGCGGCACAGGAAAGCGCATCGATCCAAATCTCGCCAGAGCCGCCAGGAAGCCATTTCTTCTGGCAGGCGGCATGAATAGTGGAAATATCGTTCGGGCAGCGCGCATCGCAAGGCCCTTCGCGGTCGACGTTAACAGCGGTGTTGAAACGGACGGCATGAAAGATAAAGAGAAAATACAGGCGGTAATCCGTCTTTTGGCCCGGTCGGGCCTGCGGAAAGGATGA